A portion of the Edaphobacter lichenicola genome contains these proteins:
- the asnB gene encoding asparagine synthase (glutamine-hydrolyzing), with protein sequence MCGIVGFTTKAWRPDQERIRSATNTLIHRGPDQQGVFQSRTCSLGATRLKIVDLASGDQPIFSEDRNSVIVFNGEIYNHLEVRRELESLGHSFQTHCDTETFLQAFLEWDTDCFERLRGMFAVAIWSDSEQRLVLARDRIGIKPLYISERGDDIFFASELKGILVHPEIERRLSLEGLDCYLSMNYVPCPWTLVEGIEKLPPGHWLEWRDGRTIKQAYWRIPDITPTPQSLEDAKIELDTLLDKSVREHLMSDVPMGVWLSGGVDSSTVLHYAAQASSSQLRTFSISFSGHSFDESPYIRQVVKHYGTDHEQLNLTPDEDLEGAIEDIAYYSDEPSADSGALPVWFLSKLCKKNCTVAFSGEGADEIFGGYLTYRANRIASPFRNLPSGLIDLSLRALRYWPVSNEKISFEYKLKRLLQGSLMPPERAHVYWNGTFSEKEKNTLLRVPLPGALSDHLARLRARLPGDGIAPFLEFDQQYYLPDDILVKSDRVSMAHAIEVRPPFVDHRIVEFAAKLPMDFKIRGAQQKYLLKEVMRSKLPAAIVQREKIGFDIPTHDWFRGPLRAMLMETLASAELEHSELFDFETIRSYTQLHLDKRINVGYHLWGLVMLFLWMKRWNIQSTPSRAVRGNLLTAGL encoded by the coding sequence TTGTGCGGCATTGTTGGATTCACAACCAAAGCCTGGCGCCCTGATCAAGAGCGCATACGGAGTGCGACGAATACCCTTATCCATCGCGGCCCGGACCAACAGGGAGTGTTTCAATCGAGAACCTGCTCCCTCGGCGCAACTCGTCTCAAGATTGTCGACCTCGCCTCCGGGGATCAGCCCATTTTTTCCGAGGATCGCAACTCCGTAATTGTCTTCAATGGAGAAATCTATAATCACCTTGAGGTTCGCCGGGAGCTCGAATCGCTCGGTCACTCTTTTCAAACGCACTGTGATACGGAGACCTTTCTTCAAGCATTTCTTGAGTGGGATACCGATTGTTTCGAACGGCTGCGAGGCATGTTTGCAGTTGCCATCTGGAGTGACTCCGAACAGCGGTTGGTGCTAGCTCGAGATCGCATCGGTATTAAGCCTCTTTACATCTCCGAGCGAGGCGATGATATCTTCTTTGCTTCGGAGCTTAAGGGCATTCTCGTCCACCCTGAAATTGAACGTCGTCTTAGTCTCGAGGGGCTGGACTGTTATCTGTCAATGAACTACGTTCCGTGCCCGTGGACATTGGTAGAAGGAATTGAAAAGCTTCCGCCAGGTCATTGGCTCGAATGGCGGGACGGTCGCACGATCAAGCAAGCATACTGGCGGATTCCAGATATCACTCCCACACCGCAATCGCTTGAAGACGCAAAAATCGAGTTGGACACTCTCTTGGACAAATCAGTTCGAGAACATCTTATGTCTGATGTTCCGATGGGAGTGTGGCTCAGCGGCGGGGTAGACTCGTCGACCGTCCTCCACTATGCCGCTCAGGCATCCAGCTCGCAACTCAGAACTTTTTCGATCTCTTTTAGTGGTCACAGTTTCGATGAATCCCCGTACATCCGCCAAGTAGTCAAACACTATGGGACAGATCATGAACAGCTCAATCTGACACCAGACGAGGATTTGGAGGGAGCCATTGAAGACATCGCCTACTATTCTGATGAACCGAGCGCAGATTCTGGAGCATTGCCGGTCTGGTTTCTTTCCAAACTCTGCAAAAAGAACTGTACGGTAGCCTTCAGTGGAGAAGGTGCAGATGAAATCTTCGGCGGATACCTTACTTATCGTGCGAACCGTATTGCCTCCCCATTTCGAAACTTACCTTCTGGTTTAATTGATCTTTCTCTTCGCGCGCTGCGCTATTGGCCAGTTTCTAACGAGAAGATCAGTTTTGAATACAAGCTAAAGCGTCTCCTCCAAGGCAGTCTTATGCCGCCGGAGAGAGCTCATGTGTACTGGAATGGAACCTTTTCTGAAAAAGAAAAAAATACTCTGTTGCGGGTTCCACTGCCAGGGGCTCTTAGCGATCACCTTGCCCGTCTGAGAGCACGCCTACCAGGAGATGGAATCGCCCCTTTCCTTGAGTTCGACCAACAGTACTACCTTCCTGACGATATCTTGGTGAAGTCCGACCGGGTAAGCATGGCCCACGCCATCGAGGTCCGACCTCCATTTGTCGATCACCGAATCGTAGAGTTTGCCGCTAAGTTGCCGATGGACTTCAAAATCCGCGGTGCGCAACAGAAATATCTTCTCAAAGAAGTGATGAGATCTAAATTGCCCGCCGCTATCGTTCAGCGCGAGAAGATAGGCTTCGATATTCCAACGCACGATTGGTTTCGAGGGCCGCTTCGAGCTATGTTGATGGAGACGCTGGCATCTGCAGAATTAGAACACTCCGAGCTGTTTGACTTCGAAACTATTCGAAGTTACACGCAACTACACTTGGATAAGCGCATAAACGTCGGCTATCACTTGTGGGGATTGGTCATGTTATTTCTATGGATGAAACGATGGAACATTCAGTCAACGCCATCACGAGCCGTCAGGGGAAACCTGCTCACAGCGGGGTTGTAG
- a CDS encoding NAD-dependent epimerase/dehydratase family protein: protein MRIAVLGGDGYCGWATALYLVSKGHSVAIIDNFVRRQWDYELGVQTLTPIRPLSERLAAWHQLTGMAIELFVGDVSDYDFLSSTIKTFQPEAVVHFAEQRSAPYSMIDRKHAIYTQTNNVVGTLNLLFAIRELQPDCHIVKLGTMGEYGTPNIDIEEGFITIEHNGRKDTLPFPKQPGSFYHLSKVHDSHNIMFTCKAWGLRATDLNQGVVYGTVTEEVMMDEALINRFDYDDVFGTVLNRFCAQAAIGYPLTVYGQGGQTRGFLDIRDTVRCVELACLNPAKQGEFRVFNQFTEQFSVLDLAVTVQAVAGQMGIKVEIDHLPDPRVEAESHYYNARHSKLTDLGLKPHVLSDSLVDSLIGIAVRYRDRIDPSLFVPQINWRSTQNERRIVSETSKQSYLAKDTV, encoded by the coding sequence ATGCGGATTGCTGTTCTCGGTGGTGATGGTTATTGCGGTTGGGCCACTGCCCTATATCTGGTAAGCAAGGGGCACTCCGTTGCCATCATCGATAACTTCGTCCGCCGTCAGTGGGACTACGAGCTCGGTGTTCAAACGTTGACGCCGATCCGGCCTCTCTCCGAACGATTAGCGGCTTGGCATCAGTTGACAGGGATGGCGATTGAGCTTTTCGTCGGCGATGTCTCGGACTATGACTTTCTTTCCTCCACGATCAAGACCTTTCAACCCGAAGCCGTCGTCCATTTTGCGGAACAAAGGTCGGCACCCTATTCGATGATCGATCGAAAGCACGCAATCTATACCCAGACGAATAATGTGGTAGGTACCCTGAACCTACTTTTCGCCATCCGTGAGTTGCAGCCGGATTGTCATATCGTCAAGTTGGGCACCATGGGTGAATATGGCACGCCAAATATCGATATCGAAGAAGGGTTTATCACTATCGAGCACAACGGCCGCAAAGATACGCTCCCGTTCCCCAAACAACCGGGCTCTTTTTATCACCTCTCAAAAGTACATGACAGCCACAATATTATGTTTACGTGCAAGGCGTGGGGTTTGCGGGCCACAGACCTGAATCAGGGGGTTGTGTACGGCACGGTTACTGAAGAAGTCATGATGGACGAAGCGCTCATCAATCGGTTTGACTACGATGATGTATTTGGTACAGTTCTCAATCGCTTCTGCGCTCAGGCGGCGATTGGATATCCACTTACGGTATATGGGCAGGGTGGGCAGACACGTGGATTTCTCGACATTCGCGATACCGTCCGTTGTGTCGAACTTGCCTGCCTAAACCCCGCCAAGCAGGGAGAATTCCGAGTTTTTAATCAGTTTACCGAGCAGTTCTCGGTATTGGATTTGGCCGTAACCGTTCAAGCGGTGGCTGGCCAGATGGGCATCAAAGTAGAGATCGACCATCTTCCCGACCCTCGCGTCGAAGCAGAATCGCACTACTATAACGCACGGCACTCCAAATTGACCGATCTAGGACTAAAACCACATGTACTCTCAGATTCACTCGTTGATTCGCTCATTGGTATTGCCGTGCGCTATCGCGACCGCATTGATCCCTCTCTGTTTGTGCCGCAGATTAACTGGCGAAGCACGCAGAACGAACGGCGTATCGTGAGCGAAACGAGCAAACAATCATATCTCGCAAAAGATACGGTGTAG
- a CDS encoding tetratricopeptide repeat protein, with translation MSTGARFRLLVFCFALLCISSATAEDKPNQKLDREFQSAEAQYDAGHFVDAATQLERLLPSAPQSFEIHELLGLVYAAESEDAKAQKHLEIAVRLKPDSAVARTNLAANLTHSGKLDLAEAQLRKALALAPRDFDANHNLADFYLQSNKIADALPLLEQAQRINPSSYNNSYDLALAFFLTGKSADARQLIQSIMAQKNTGELHNLLGQIEEKDGRYLQAANEFQIAAQMDPSEDNLFTLGSELLLHRTYEPAIEVFQLASQRYPKSPRLLIGLGMALYSRGNYEESIKSLLAAADLDPTDARCYLFLSKSYLSSPNQADDVIQRFRRYSELQPNNALAQYYYAVSLWKGKRLEETSVDFHAVEALLQKSIALDGTLADAHLQLGILYADQHESAKSLPEYQRALELNPNLPDAHYRLGQYYVRVGQKDQAQKEFTVYQQLQAQHMAAVDKERAEVQQFVYSAKPASVTKP, from the coding sequence ATGAGCACGGGGGCTCGGTTTCGGCTACTGGTCTTTTGTTTCGCACTGCTTTGCATAAGCTCTGCGACGGCAGAAGACAAGCCCAACCAGAAACTTGATCGCGAGTTTCAATCTGCGGAAGCGCAATACGACGCAGGTCACTTTGTCGATGCCGCAACCCAACTGGAACGCCTCTTACCATCTGCACCGCAGAGCTTTGAGATCCATGAGCTTTTAGGCCTCGTCTACGCCGCGGAGTCGGAAGATGCAAAAGCTCAAAAACATCTCGAAATAGCAGTCCGCCTGAAACCTGATTCAGCAGTCGCTAGAACGAATCTGGCAGCGAACCTCACCCATTCGGGAAAGCTGGATCTAGCTGAAGCACAACTTCGTAAAGCGCTCGCTCTCGCGCCTCGAGACTTCGATGCCAACCATAACCTGGCCGACTTCTATCTTCAGTCCAACAAGATTGCGGATGCGCTCCCTCTCCTGGAGCAAGCCCAGAGAATCAACCCCTCCTCCTACAACAACAGCTACGATCTGGCGTTGGCATTCTTCCTAACAGGAAAGTCGGCCGACGCGCGACAACTTATCCAGAGCATCATGGCGCAAAAGAACACTGGAGAGCTACACAACTTGTTGGGTCAGATCGAGGAGAAGGATGGAAGATATCTTCAAGCGGCGAACGAGTTTCAAATTGCCGCTCAAATGGACCCCAGCGAGGACAACCTCTTTACCTTGGGAAGCGAGCTTCTTCTCCACAGAACCTACGAGCCAGCCATCGAGGTCTTTCAGCTTGCGAGCCAGCGCTACCCGAAATCTCCCCGGCTGTTGATCGGGTTAGGAATGGCGTTGTACTCACGAGGTAATTACGAGGAGTCGATCAAATCCTTGCTGGCCGCAGCAGATCTCGATCCAACCGATGCCCGCTGCTATCTCTTTCTATCCAAGTCGTACCTTAGTTCTCCGAACCAGGCCGATGATGTAATCCAGAGGTTCCGACGCTACTCGGAGCTACAGCCAAACAACGCGCTGGCCCAGTATTATTACGCCGTGAGTCTATGGAAGGGAAAGCGGCTCGAAGAAACCAGTGTAGATTTCCACGCAGTCGAGGCCCTGCTGCAAAAGTCGATTGCGTTAGATGGAACACTTGCCGACGCACACCTGCAGTTAGGCATCCTCTACGCAGATCAGCACGAGTCAGCCAAATCGCTGCCCGAGTATCAACGGGCATTGGAGCTGAATCCCAATCTTCCGGATGCGCACTACCGCCTCGGCCAATACTATGTTCGAGTAGGGCAGAAGGATCAGGCACAAAAAGAATTTACTGTGTATCAGCAGCTCCAGGCGCAACATATGGCAGCAGTCGACAAAGAAAGGGCCGAAGTGCAACAGTTTGTCTATTCGGCGAAGCCCGCGTCTGTCACTAAGCCGTGA
- a CDS encoding copper resistance CopC family protein has translation MHRNTRISKFCSVSAFVIAFSMVLFVPKVALAHAVLVSSQPSVNSRVSGPEISVRLKYNSRVDMGHSTLTLLDPDGKVEKVAIESEPEPGVLAAKLTGLVKGSYVLRWQVLATDGHITRGKVPFEVE, from the coding sequence ATGCACAGAAATACTCGAATCTCTAAGTTTTGTTCGGTATCGGCTTTCGTTATTGCCTTCAGCATGGTGCTGTTTGTCCCTAAGGTGGCGCTGGCCCACGCAGTGTTGGTGAGTTCTCAACCAAGCGTAAACAGTAGGGTTTCAGGACCGGAAATCTCCGTCCGCCTCAAATACAATTCGCGAGTCGATATGGGGCATTCGACCCTGACTTTGCTCGATCCTGACGGAAAAGTGGAGAAAGTCGCAATCGAAAGTGAGCCCGAGCCCGGAGTTCTTGCCGCCAAGTTGACCGGACTCGTCAAAGGATCCTATGTGTTGCGCTGGCAGGTTCTGGCTACGGATGGACACATCACACGCGGCAAAGTTCCCTTCGAAGTAGAGTAG
- a CDS encoding glycoside hydrolase family 2 TIM barrel-domain containing protein translates to MDRRDFLRTTGTLLAAATLPGISAFAEELPTYGRAIFPINRGWRYHPSKVAGAETPEFDDSSFEQVVIPHTNISLPWHSFDDKDYEFISTYRRRFKTPPGSAGKRIFVDFEGAMTASTVWINGTSLGEYKGGFTPFSFELTPHLKKEGENILVVQLDSTERSDIPPFGNEIDYLTFGGIYREVSLRVVPSLYLDNIFAHPKNVLSGKPSLDVDCFLAGTPPHGELVLEAELLEGERTLAKTSKTFKVSMGSDPNAGADPATSAPVYSSTETVDDPAKQTLSFKELDGVKLWDIATPNLYNVRVRLRHTGKTMDEDTRRIGFREATFTDHGFSLNGKIIKLRGLDRHQTFPFVGQAMPARVQRQDAKILRHTLHCNIVRTSHYPQSRHFLDCCDEIGLLVLEEIPGWQHIGPEPWKLVAIDNVGRMVRRDWNHPSIILWGVRINESPDDHGFYTRTNALAHALDKTRQTGGIRNFKESELLEDVFTINDFGFPLRKPNHPLYLNTEFVGHTFPTKTTDDDERQREHTLRHARIHNQLASDPQYAGGIGWCAFDYNTHANFGAGDRICYHGVTDIFRELKPAGGFYKSQCDPTEEIVLEPAFHWANSDESTNFTKAVVCSNCDHLKVYERADSVATSSWDLIAELDPDRGEFDHLKYPPFILDRSQVKRTNRHGWGDLRIDGYLQGKQVASKTLSGLGVDQKFVLLADDTTLQADGADTTRVVMRVTDEFGAVRTYANDPVIFKLEGPATLIGDNPFALIGGTGAVWLRAKEQEGTVRLTSTHPRLGSQTIELTLTPVAVEPL, encoded by the coding sequence ATGGACCGACGCGATTTTCTCCGCACAACAGGAACTCTACTGGCAGCAGCGACGCTACCAGGCATCTCCGCCTTCGCTGAAGAACTTCCCACCTACGGAAGAGCAATTTTCCCAATCAATCGCGGCTGGCGATATCACCCGTCCAAGGTCGCAGGAGCCGAAACTCCCGAGTTCGACGACTCTTCCTTCGAGCAAGTAGTCATCCCACACACGAACATAAGCCTTCCATGGCATAGCTTCGACGATAAGGACTACGAGTTCATCTCGACCTATCGCCGCCGCTTCAAGACCCCTCCAGGGTCGGCGGGTAAACGTATCTTCGTAGACTTCGAAGGCGCGATGACAGCCTCAACGGTGTGGATCAACGGCACATCGCTCGGCGAGTACAAAGGCGGATTTACCCCGTTTTCCTTTGAATTAACCCCACATCTGAAGAAAGAGGGAGAGAACATCCTCGTCGTGCAATTAGATTCCACAGAACGAAGCGACATTCCACCGTTCGGTAACGAAATTGACTACCTGACCTTCGGTGGAATCTATCGCGAAGTCTCGTTGCGCGTGGTTCCAAGCCTCTACCTGGACAATATATTTGCGCATCCGAAGAACGTGTTAAGCGGAAAGCCTTCGCTCGACGTGGACTGCTTTCTCGCTGGCACGCCCCCTCACGGTGAGCTGGTTCTTGAGGCAGAGTTGCTCGAGGGAGAACGTACTCTTGCAAAGACAAGCAAGACTTTCAAGGTATCGATGGGCAGTGATCCGAATGCAGGAGCAGACCCGGCCACAAGCGCTCCGGTTTACTCGAGCACCGAGACGGTCGACGATCCTGCGAAGCAGACGCTATCTTTCAAGGAACTCGACGGAGTAAAGCTCTGGGATATCGCAACTCCAAACCTTTATAACGTTCGGGTACGTCTACGCCATACTGGCAAGACTATGGACGAGGACACCCGTCGTATCGGTTTCCGTGAAGCAACTTTCACCGATCACGGCTTCTCACTGAACGGCAAAATCATCAAGCTGCGCGGCCTCGATCGCCACCAGACCTTCCCGTTCGTTGGTCAGGCAATGCCGGCCCGCGTACAACGCCAGGACGCAAAGATTCTTCGCCATACCCTCCACTGCAACATTGTTCGAACGTCTCATTACCCACAGTCCCGGCATTTTCTGGATTGTTGCGACGAAATCGGTCTGCTTGTGCTCGAGGAGATTCCAGGCTGGCAACACATCGGTCCCGAACCGTGGAAGCTTGTCGCTATTGACAACGTCGGGCGCATGGTTCGGCGGGATTGGAACCATCCGTCGATCATTCTTTGGGGCGTGCGCATCAATGAATCTCCAGACGATCACGGTTTTTACACCCGCACTAATGCGCTTGCGCACGCGCTGGACAAGACACGACAGACGGGCGGCATCCGCAACTTCAAGGAGTCGGAGCTCTTGGAGGATGTCTTCACAATCAACGACTTCGGCTTCCCGTTGAGAAAGCCGAATCATCCCCTGTACCTCAATACCGAGTTCGTTGGACACACTTTTCCTACCAAGACGACAGATGACGACGAGCGCCAGCGTGAACACACGTTGCGGCACGCCCGCATCCATAACCAACTCGCATCCGACCCGCAGTACGCGGGCGGCATCGGCTGGTGTGCCTTTGACTACAACACACACGCGAACTTCGGGGCAGGAGATCGCATCTGCTATCACGGTGTGACGGACATCTTCCGAGAGCTCAAACCTGCCGGGGGCTTCTATAAGTCGCAGTGCGACCCCACCGAGGAGATTGTTCTCGAACCAGCCTTCCATTGGGCCAATAGTGATGAGTCGACCAACTTCACCAAGGCCGTCGTCTGCTCGAACTGCGATCATCTGAAAGTCTATGAGCGTGCCGACAGTGTGGCGACAAGCTCATGGGACCTGATCGCGGAACTCGATCCCGACCGAGGAGAGTTTGATCACCTGAAATACCCCCCGTTCATTCTCGACCGCAGCCAGGTAAAGCGAACTAACCGGCATGGTTGGGGGGATCTGAGGATCGATGGCTATTTGCAGGGAAAGCAGGTAGCGTCTAAGACCCTATCCGGTTTGGGCGTTGACCAGAAGTTTGTCCTGCTTGCTGACGACACAACGCTTCAGGCCGACGGCGCTGATACCACACGCGTGGTGATGCGGGTGACAGACGAGTTTGGGGCCGTGCGGACCTATGCGAACGATCCTGTCATATTCAAACTGGAAGGTCCTGCAACTTTAATCGGTGACAATCCCTTCGCGTTGATCGGGGGAACAGGCGCCGTTTGGTTGCGAGCGAAGGAACAAGAAGGAACAGTTCGGCTAACATCAACTCATCCGCGTCTTGGCTCCCAAACTATCGAACTGACTCTCACCCCTGTCGCGGTAGAACCGCTCTAA
- a CDS encoding copper resistance D family protein, with the protein MIWFLRDIDLLSVLARAATLAFEALLLGGVAFLFVVVRPARASEAVEDFCRRGIRAAALALVVGELAMVSSSGALLLSGSDLTLSDVMTTSFFRADLFAILFAIGLWICARFKSNKAAIASVALSFLLLAATVSTSHAAARIDQRVLLALLTVAHHVGTAVWVGAMAYLLISLGRVESPSEARLLTQRYSRMAMFGAATLVLAGVGMAWFYVGSWSATYTTAYGIMLVAKIYLFLVMIALGAGNWFLVRRLASDPTPLLARLRRVVEAEVCLGFLAVLTAASLTAQAPAVDVAAQDRLTSHEIYVRLHPEPPRMSSPPLAALAPPSSLAVAVQDSQFVPTVGSDDTDRAWSEYNHHWAGLIVLIAGLLALLSRYRTMRWARFWPLSFAGLAVFILLRADPENWPLGPRPFWQSFASPDVLQHRVGAILIVVFAAFECAVQAGKLKARWASYVFPAMCGLGAALLLTHEHSAKDVKEAMLAEMSHTPIALLGMTAGCSRWLELRLPKSRMATIASYLWPVCLALVGYILLNYRELP; encoded by the coding sequence TTGATCTGGTTTCTTCGCGATATTGATCTGCTGAGTGTTCTGGCACGTGCGGCGACGCTAGCCTTCGAAGCGTTGCTCTTGGGAGGCGTTGCCTTTTTGTTCGTCGTGGTGCGCCCCGCGAGAGCGAGCGAGGCAGTCGAAGATTTTTGCCGCCGCGGCATCAGAGCGGCGGCACTTGCATTGGTAGTGGGAGAGCTAGCCATGGTCTCCTCATCCGGCGCCCTTCTCTTGAGTGGCTCTGATTTGACGCTCAGCGATGTGATGACCACTAGCTTCTTTCGCGCTGATCTCTTCGCAATCCTGTTCGCGATTGGACTTTGGATCTGTGCACGGTTCAAAAGCAATAAAGCGGCAATCGCGTCGGTCGCACTGAGCTTTCTACTGCTGGCAGCAACGGTCTCCACCAGTCATGCGGCGGCACGCATCGATCAACGCGTTCTGTTGGCGCTCCTAACTGTGGCACATCACGTGGGTACAGCCGTTTGGGTTGGCGCAATGGCTTATCTTCTAATTTCCTTAGGCCGCGTCGAAAGTCCGTCTGAGGCTCGGCTGTTGACCCAGCGCTACTCTAGGATGGCTATGTTTGGCGCTGCCACACTCGTATTGGCGGGAGTTGGAATGGCTTGGTTTTACGTAGGGTCATGGAGTGCGACATACACCACCGCGTACGGCATCATGCTGGTTGCCAAGATCTATCTTTTTCTGGTGATGATTGCGCTCGGCGCCGGAAACTGGTTCCTAGTGCGGCGTCTGGCCAGCGATCCCACGCCCTTGCTGGCCCGACTGCGTCGCGTCGTAGAGGCTGAAGTTTGCCTGGGGTTTCTCGCAGTCTTGACGGCGGCTTCGCTGACCGCGCAGGCACCCGCAGTCGATGTTGCCGCTCAGGATAGGTTGACTTCCCATGAGATCTACGTGCGCTTGCATCCGGAGCCACCGCGCATGAGCAGTCCGCCGTTGGCTGCGCTGGCTCCTCCGAGCTCACTCGCAGTGGCCGTTCAGGACAGTCAATTCGTTCCTACTGTTGGAAGCGACGATACCGATAGAGCATGGTCTGAGTACAACCATCACTGGGCAGGGCTGATTGTGCTCATTGCAGGGCTGCTGGCGCTGCTCAGCCGGTACCGGACGATGCGCTGGGCACGCTTTTGGCCGCTCAGTTTTGCTGGTTTAGCTGTCTTCATCTTGCTGCGCGCTGACCCGGAGAACTGGCCCCTTGGGCCGCGTCCCTTTTGGCAGAGCTTCGCCTCGCCCGACGTATTGCAACATCGTGTAGGAGCAATCCTGATCGTAGTCTTCGCAGCATTCGAATGTGCGGTGCAGGCAGGCAAGTTGAAAGCGCGGTGGGCGTCTTATGTTTTTCCTGCAATGTGTGGTCTCGGAGCTGCGCTGTTGCTGACGCACGAGCACTCGGCTAAGGACGTGAAAGAAGCAATGCTCGCAGAGATGAGTCACACCCCCATTGCTTTGCTCGGTATGACGGCGGGTTGTAGCCGATGGCTGGAGTTACGTTTGCCTAAGAGCCGCATGGCCACAATCGCCAGTTATCTCTGGCCTGTGTGCCTGGCACTGGTTGGCTATATCCTATTGAATTATAGAGAGTTACCATAA
- a CDS encoding glycosyltransferase, whose translation MTTLLIRDVFLGIAAIPFIYYAIAIFSSLRFFLTTRGEADKTGDFLPALSNLKPVRGLDPEAYENFASFCRQDYPDYEILFCVGDTSDPVFPVLERLVRDFPERKIRIVVGSGRIATNDKVAKLARLVEEASHEHLVISDSDVRVEPDYLRKVIAPLANPETGAVTCFYVPTEESTWVQRLQDVGMVSDFYPGILVAKQLDGVKFALGPTIATTRTRLHAFGGYASIENRPADDLWVGRLIAEQGYEVKLLPYTISTVADFQSLGELFYKRLRWITVMRHMRPWGHLGLIFTLGLPWAIVAVALRPTPRIAASYLGGYLLVRAFLTVMIGSWGLKQRGVWKKLALIPLWDAMATLIWLASFTRKSIRWRGRDYLMRNGELVPLL comes from the coding sequence ATGACTACCCTTTTAATACGAGACGTGTTCCTCGGCATTGCGGCAATTCCTTTCATCTACTATGCCATTGCGATTTTTAGTTCGCTTCGATTTTTCCTGACAACGAGAGGGGAAGCCGACAAGACCGGTGACTTTTTGCCGGCGCTGAGTAACCTAAAGCCTGTACGGGGGCTCGATCCTGAGGCGTATGAGAACTTCGCTAGCTTCTGCCGACAGGATTATCCCGACTACGAGATTCTGTTCTGTGTCGGCGACACAAGTGATCCTGTGTTCCCGGTATTAGAGCGCCTCGTGCGTGACTTCCCGGAACGGAAGATCCGAATTGTGGTTGGCTCAGGCCGTATTGCGACCAATGACAAAGTAGCTAAGCTGGCACGACTTGTGGAAGAAGCTTCACATGAACACCTTGTAATTAGCGATAGCGATGTCCGCGTTGAGCCGGATTATTTGCGAAAAGTGATTGCGCCCCTGGCAAATCCTGAGACTGGAGCGGTCACCTGCTTCTATGTGCCCACCGAAGAATCCACGTGGGTGCAGCGCTTGCAGGATGTCGGGATGGTTTCAGACTTTTATCCTGGAATTCTAGTAGCTAAGCAATTGGATGGAGTTAAGTTTGCGCTAGGTCCAACGATTGCAACAACCCGTACTCGTCTTCACGCCTTTGGAGGCTACGCGTCGATCGAGAACCGTCCAGCGGACGATCTGTGGGTTGGGCGATTAATAGCCGAGCAAGGGTATGAGGTGAAACTCCTTCCTTACACTATTTCAACGGTCGCAGACTTCCAGTCTTTAGGTGAACTATTTTATAAGCGTCTGCGCTGGATTACCGTGATGCGGCATATGCGTCCATGGGGACATCTCGGTCTTATCTTTACTCTGGGGTTACCTTGGGCGATCGTTGCAGTCGCGCTTCGTCCGACGCCGCGCATTGCCGCGAGTTATCTTGGTGGATATCTTCTCGTCCGCGCCTTTCTTACGGTGATGATTGGTTCCTGGGGACTCAAGCAGCGAGGCGTCTGGAAGAAGTTGGCGCTCATTCCTCTGTGGGACGCAATGGCCACCTTGATTTGGTTGGCAAGTTTTACGCGTAAGAGCATTCGGTGGCGAGGACGTGACTATCTAATGCGCAATGGCGAACTTGTGCCACTCCTATAG